The proteins below are encoded in one region of Silene latifolia isolate original U9 population chromosome 2, ASM4854445v1, whole genome shotgun sequence:
- the LOC141626888 gene encoding protein neprosin-like — MSVGNRAKLSDLCKLKLHLKRLSVSLSPGFKLACCVTQTLHMVKIYAIYRKHEEREFIGISGSLNVWLINVIKGDFSVTQISIGVRYQGQEIYLSAGWMVNVERFRDSYPRLFASHMVNNFTRVCYSFDTNCVGFLESKRGFLHIPIKKGSSYGAGEPLTYMHVKIIQDQASKDWLLQLLKDNTQTATVGYWPASLFPGLTEGASTVEWGGLVFRSQLSPGPTPMGSGGLPALGYSSSSHIKLVQYISKHHGVVNPTSLEPYQPDPTVYGLSPLLKNSNAYGTHFFYGGPGRRS; from the exons ATGTCAGTAGGAAATAGAGCAAAATTGTCAGACCTCTGCAAACTAAAGTTGCATCTCAAACGTCTTTCAGTAAGTCTATCTCCAGGCTTCAAGTTGGCATGCTGTGTTACACAGACTCTTCACATGGTCAAGATT TATGCGATATATAGAAAGCATGAGGAAAGGGAATTTATTGGAATTAGCGGCAGCCTCAACGTATGGCTGATCAATGTCATTAAAGGGGACTTTAGTGTCACGCAAATTTCAATAGGTGTTCGTTATCAAGGTCAAGAAATTTACCTTTCTGCAGGATGGATG GTTAACGTTGAACGATTTCGTGATTCCTATCCAAGACTCTTTGCATCTCACATG GTCAATAATTTCACGAGAGTTTGTTATTCCTTCGACACTAATTGTGTTGGATTTCTTGAAAGTAAAAGAGGATTCTTGCATATTCCAATTAAAAAAGGTTCATCCTATGGAGCAGGAGAACCCCTAACTTATATGCATGTCAAGATAATCCAG GATCAAGCTAGTAAAGATTGGTTGCTCCAACTATTGAAGGATAATACACAAACTGCAACAGTGGGATATTGGCCAGCAAGTTTGTTTCCAGGGCTAACTGAAGGAGCGAGTACAGTAGAGTGGGGTGGCCTTGTTTTTCGATCTCAGCTATCACCCGGGCCCACGCCCATGGGAAGTGGAGGCTTACCCGCATTAGGCTATAGCTCGTCAAGTCATATAAAACTTGTTCAATATATTAGTAAGCATCACGGAGTTGTTAACCCAACTAGCTTAGAGCCTTATCAACCAGACCCTACTGTTTATGGACTAAGCCCACTTTTAAAAAATAGTAATGCCTATGGTACACATTTTTTTTATGGTGGTCCAGGGCGTCGATCTTAA